The genomic interval ACCAATGTCTATTTCACTAAATTAAATGTGCCTGGCGCTGGTCTCTTGCCCCAAGGCCAGCTGGCCTGGGAAAACCCACGGGGATGCTATTGAACTCTGCTGCCCTCCCAAACAGGGTGGTCCCATCTAACTGCCATTGGGAacgcctgtcccagctcccaaacTGGCCGTGGGAACGGCCTGGGAGAGTGCCCAGGCCAAAACTGGGTCAGACATTATTCTGACAATTCAGCAGCATTGGCGGTGGAGTCTGAGTGCACGGTAATATTTTTTGACCCTGATTATGCCTCTGATGTAGCCAGTCCCAGATCTGTTTTGCTATAGATGCAAGAGAGCTCTTTACATATACAACGATACACAGGTAGGTGTGAGCAGAAAACTGCCTAAATACCTGCTTTGTTACAGTTTGACACTAAAGCCCTCTGCCCAAATTAAGGTGCAAGGGTCCAGTTCAAGCATACCAACTTTATTTTGTAGCACTAAGTGTGtacagaaatgagaaaaaatgtgAATGTGAGAAGGATTAAGATAGTGCAAGCAGGACATGGTCACCATCTGACCACCACAGGGGAAATTACTTCTCTGGCTCCCACAAGTAAAGGATACAGTTCAACATTAGACAGTTCCATGTCCCCTGGGCAGGAAAAGCAATGTCCCTCAGGGGAGACACAGTCTGTGCCCACAGGAGCAGCCATGTCCCTCGGGGAGGCAGCTTCTGTCGCTGAAAGTTTTGTCAAGGCCCTCCACGAGGCAAGAAGAGCAATCAAAGTTTGGTATTGTTTGTTTAATGGCACTTTCGTTTCTCTGAACAACGATGTTAAAGTCTTCTGTGCAACTTAAGGAGCAAAGAAGACCAAATGCTGGTTCAACGCTGCTTATATGAAGTCTGATTGTAAACCAAAAAGATCAAAGCTCACAGACTCATCCACAAGGGAGCCAAACTCTTTTCCAGCATCCCTATGTGATGTACTGCTTTCCTTGTGCCTGACTTATCCTGCCGTAACATTTGCCTATGGTTATGTGCAGAGGTCCTTAGGTAGCTGACTCCAGACCTTATCCTGGGATTCATCACCTGTCATGCACCAGTAACATCCAAAATCAGAGTTCACCTTGCCTTGACCTGCAGGTGGACTTAAATTAGCAATACAGCAGCAACACCATCCTTTTGCAATTGAAGGGCTGCAAGTCCCTTGCAAGTAGCTACAGGGAGCCAGATGTTGGAACCAGCAGCTTTCCTGCCCAGGAACACCCTCAGAGAAGCCAGAGACCACAGcctggagcacagagctggggagTGGGGCTGCTCCCTACTGGCCCCTGCCTTGGGACTCCTCTTTCCACAGCTCACCATCAGCTCATGCCCCTGTGTTTAGACCTTGCAGAAATTAATTGATTCCTGAATCCCGGCTCAGGAAAAAGGCAGCAAGTGGATAAGAGAGTTTggtgagtttaaaaaaaaattattgttaaAATACTAATGTCTATGATTATAtagttttaaaaatgttttatatatatgtgAGGCACTGAATACACCAAAGATGAAAAAGTTGTCCATAGATCCAGTGTCTCATGGCCAAAAACATCTTTCTGATGACAAACCTAAGTTGACAACTCTGTTAATAGGATTAGGTTCATTAAGGGTCTACTTTCTCTTACAAATCTGGCCCAGATAGCATGGAGCTTTAGATTTTACATGGCAAAGGGGGGCCCTGCTTAGTCCTGAATTTCATGCTTTTACTTAAAATGCTTGCTAGTGATTGATACTGGTGATATTCAGTGTTTCTAGACCATACTAGGCTACCTGAAATTACTTTCAACTTCCAAAATATTTAGTGCATTATCACAAGCCTGAGAGCATTTGCTGCCAGTGTGTTGTGTTACAGCACTGAATTGTTTTACAGGGACACATTAGCATGCATGTAGAAGTTTCATTTTCTTCCTGCTATAACATGTTTTCATAAGGGCTGATGAAAACCAAGAAATGCTATATAGGGAGAAACAAATGCAGGAAAACGTGTCCTGCAATATTGCTTTCTGGCTTAGAGCTACTCTCCTACCTTGGAGACAAATATTCTACTGTTATTACTGAAATATGGCCCCAGAGAGTACTTGGTACATGCCAAAGCAAAGATCCTCCTGGAGATGGGTCAGAGCACCCCTGCAGACTCCAGTGTCTCTGAGTGCTCAGCCAAGGGGGCTGGtgcctggacaccatctccagctGCAAAAAGCACTGCTAGGGGGAGAATTTGAAAACCAGAGACACCCAGCTCCACTGGTGTTTAGCTGAGAGCTGGACACTCGAGTATCCTGGAGCTTTCCAAAGCAGCCCCTCTTGCAGCTGCAAGCTCTGGCAGCCCATGCCTCCAAAAGGAAAGCAAGGCCTAATGATATTTTACTCCTCAGCTGCTAATTAAAATGCTGGTGTTTAGAGACTTAGGCCTCCAATCCAATCAATCACTTAAAATCTTGGACTTAATTTTTTTGCATAATTAATCTTTCTGTAATTAAACTCACCCTCAGGGTATGTTGCCCAGCTACAGCACCAGAGGAACCAGGCTCTTAGGGGTGGAATACATCTTACCTGAGTTCAGATGTCACCTGTCTTCCCTCTGGAAGCCACACAGCCACCGGGAGGTGACCCAACTCCACTTTGAATGCTTATTTAAAAGTTTGGCTAGATGAGGCTACAGGTGCTGGTTTCTTTCTGTGTATGATGAGTCCCTAAATGACTGGTTtggattttttacattttttagcAGCTAAATTTACAGGAGAGAGATTCTTTACCTTTCTCCATTTTAATTAATCAAAAAGCATGGGAAAGTACTGATCAGAAAATGAGTGGTAATGACTCAGAGCTGGCAGGTGAGTAATACAAATAAACTTTCAAATTTCTAAGAAGCACATATCCTTGAGGGGTATAAATGAAATATGCCAACATCTTCCCAGTAGTGACAGATCAGAGCAAATGTGTGATCCAAACCCCTGGAAAGAGTACTCTGTCCTGTATTACCTCACTGTTCCCCATGGCAGAAGCCTACAAAATTACacaataattaaaaaattatttgaaatatgTTGCTTGAAGCTTTTACTTTCAATATTTTGGTTTTCCTGAAAATATTTGACAGTGCCAAGATCACTAAAGAAAAAAGAATGGGCAGTTTAAAATTGGTTGAAATTTGGCCTCTGGACTAGAAGAGCTCATGAGCTACAGGCTTACCTTGGGCAGTCTGTACTTTTCTCTCAGGTGAACCCTCAGAACAGCTCGCTCTGCTTTTTTCTGTGCAAATGCTGCATCTCTTTCCATCctggaaatcagaaaaaaatgttcCCTCAAGATGCTAATAAAAACAATCTTTTGAACTAAACCAGTTGCTTGGCTGCAAAAAGCTGCACATGGGAGTTATTCCCCAAGATAAGTAACTTGTCCAAAGGCAAAAAGGGAGCAATAGCAATAAAGTGATGCCAAAGGGCCACACTTCCTGTGCTTCTGTTACTGTGAATTTTCCTCGTCTTTCTTTGTGCATTATTTGTTTCATAAGAGCAATGAATTCTGAAGCTTCCCTGTATGGAAGAGCACTGACTTAATCTGtgattttataaaatgttttCCTTAGATTTAAGAACTGGTCTGCaccattttttattttggattaCATATGCATTTATTTGCAAAATGTGTCTCCTCAAAGATTTTTGGTAACATATTTCAATATAGGTATTCTGGCATGTAAAAGCTACTTCCAAAATGAAATACTACTTTTCCTCTGCTTCCAAAATGAGCATTTGGATTTCTCTCCCTCTAagaacaaaacccccacaaacaaatGTAAAATCTGAGAAGTTCCCAAAGCCTGGTTGGTTACTGGTTCTAAACTGCCTGAGCACAAGTTCAGCAGGGCATATTTACCCTTCTGGTCTCCACTCCTGCACAGCTGAGCACTGGGCAAAATCCGTGGGGCCTTGGAACAGGAGCATGCTCTGCCCATGTCAGAGCCTTCTGACACAGCACCACACCTCATCCAGAGATGATCTTTTCTCTCGGTTTCTAACTGTCCTGTGGGGGTATTCCTGCCCGGCTTCCTCAGTACAGTTCAGCAGGGATAGGACACATGCCTCGCTTAAAACAGTACACAAGTAATTCTTTTCCCAGGCATTTCCCTGTCCCAGGAATCCTGTGCTTCTTCTCAGTCTCCCTAAAGCAGCTTCCTGCCAGCAGGTGGTCATTTCTCTTTTAGATATCACTTGACAAAAGGCAGAGCAAAACATTCTGTACTTTTTTTCCAGACCAAAGGAGACCTCTTCAGGGCTTCCTGATTGAAATGTCTGATGCTAAATACAGACCTGGATACCTCAAATTCCATCAGTCATTAACCTGGCACCTATAATCATCTTACAAGAAGGATTTACACAACCATTATGTAATTGACCATTAGAGGAACAGATGCATTTGAGATTTAAAAGTCAATCGTTTTATTTATAATTATGCATGCTTTGAACCCCTACACACGCCAAGTCTTCCATTTTACTTGTTTTCATAAACACAGCAATTGATAAAGATTGTCTTTACAGACAAAATTGAGACttaattttaaagttttaaagtTCTGCTTTATTTAGtagattttagaaaaaaaaataaaccatctTAAACCTTTGCTCAAGATAAATGAGCACTCGGTACTTTTTCTGGTCTGCCATAATAAATGTGGACAATGAAATATTACATATTGAAAGTGTACTCCACGTGGAGTTCTAGAACAAATCATATACATTAGAGAATTAAATCCTGCACTACAAGCATCTTGGAAAATGTTTCTAGATAAAGTAACATCACCTAGGAACGAGTCCAGCATATCAAGCTGTGGAGGGAGCAGGAAAGCATAGGAGAGAGTTACAAGATGGGGGACAGGGGGGGCAGGAAGAGGAAATGTAATATTTTACCATTTCCAGCTGGGGAACTTTTATTTTGGAAAGTCTTTCTAGCAAAGATTcatctactttaaaaaaaatattgaagaGCAGCATGTTTGGCTTTTTCTTGGGTTATTTTTTTGTGCACAAAGTTACCAAGAATCAGCCCCATACTCATAATAAGGGAACAGGTACTCACTTCTCCTCAACCATTTGCTTTTGATATTCCTCATACTCCTCTCTGGtcattcctgcagctgctgctggatcaGAAGGGGTGCTTTCTTCTTTGCTTTCGTCCCCTCCACCTCCAAGTCCCAAATTCTTTACCTGGTTGCTCAACATACTTTTCATTAGAAAGGCCATCTTctcaaaaaaaggagaaaaaaagaaaaaaaaaaaaaaaaaaaaaagaaaaaaaaggagctaTAAGAAAACAACTCCAAGAAAGCCAAACAGAAAATGTTTTCAAACACAACAGTTGTAAGCGAGAGAGTTTCTACAGCCACATCAGCTCTTCAAGGGCACAGTGCTAGTGAAACGTGAATGCCAAAACCAGTTTGTCAGCCATAATCTGGATTAAAGAAAGAACTCCTTAATATATAGAGGCAGATGGTTCAGATTACTCCAAAAAAATCATTAGATGCAACTACCTACTTTTTCCATTAATACTTTAAGCTaattgtacacacacacacacaaaaatcaatTGTAGTGTGCAatagcattttgacatcttcagtCTTGAAGTTTGCTCTCACTTTCACAGAGATCACAACATTCCCTGGATCTGAATTTAAAACCTGCTTGACTCAATAGCCATAAGAAAACAGCAAAATTCAGGCTACTGAGCTGAAAGCCCTCAGATCTGAGATTTGAAAACTTGAATTCTTCACTAAGCCAAACCCCTTATTCTTTTTATCCATTAATATTTTATCCCACTGGACAGAAATATTTTGTGTGGTTTTTCTTCAGCCCCTCTTCCTATGGTTGGTTTATCTTGCAGATGAATGAGGCATCACTGTTATGTTTGCTTTATTTCAAGAAAGTAACCCCAAAGAAAGCAAGTCAGATCTTCCTAGTGTACTTCCTTCTGGGTTTCTGTCTGTTCTTCCCCAGGCTGTCTCTAGACCTCTGCTTTGGTGCTGCATAAAGCACCTGCTGTTTGTAATCCTAACTGCTGATGAAGGGTGAATAAATCTGAATCTGTATGCCAGAAAACAGTGTGGATTCCTTTTGGGTCTAGATTGTTTCTGTTGGTCCTTATCTTCCTAACCTTTAGTCACATCATTGCCCTCACCAGCTCTACTCAGGTGAAGATTTCCAGGATCTGCTACCTAGGTCATAGTCTATTTTGAGAAAGAAAATCACCTGCTAGGTTTCCAAAGTTCATGAGTTTGGGTTTTGAGCATTTATCCTACTGCAATGACTGCACGTGCCTTAATGCAACATTCTGGAATTTTGATTATCTAAATGGTTCTCCCAGCAGTCTCATAATTTCGATGAGAACTGAGAGATGGGAGGATTCCAATTTGCCTAATGCCTTAATCTATATTACAGCCTTTCTAATTAAAGCAGACCTATTACTATTAAAAAAATAGAGCAAAAACAAAACATCACgaaaaaaagccaccaaaaaaacccccaaaaccaaaccaaaccaaaaaacctcaaagcaaaacaacaagaaaaaaaccaccacagGACATTCTGAAATCCAGGATTATTAGTGACTAAACAAGAAACACTTTTTGAAACTATCACTCAGAATTGTGAATTCCAAGTAACAACTACTTCATCATTATTTAAAATTCTCCTAGCTGGAACTTCGTAAACACTGATTTTTCCAGTGTTAGGTCTCAAGGGTCTTCTCCAAGTGTATGGAAAGTGGTACCTGTTAAACTTTGTGCTGTTGGTCTGAACTGAACAGAAGCTTCCCTGACTTTGCTGTAGGCTTTGATCCCTCTAGAAATGTTTCTAACATAATTTTGTGCCTAGAACTGATGCTTTCACAGGATTGAGAAAGGCGAGGACTGGCTTGGGGAGAGACTGCTAAGAGGTCTTGCCCTCCAGCTCTCAAATTCACAATCAGCAAAAGGCTTTCCCCTGTTGAGATCAAAGATAACAAAGAGGGCTTCAAAAGCTGCTGGGCCTATTGGCACTGAAAACACAGGAGAGACTGGTGACAAAAGGCACAGCTCACCCCAgagtgattctgtcccaggcagGTGCTCTATTGCAGTTCAGAAACTTACTGCTTTTTGTTGATGGCAGCAACCCCAGGCTTCATGAGAACATACAAAACAGCCGCTAATTAAGCACACATGCTGCCACTTCCTTTGCTTAAATCTATGTCTTTTCCTTCTAGTTTAAGCAAAATCAAAATTAAAGACTGTTCCTCTTTTATCTGATGAAAGTGGGCGATATATAAAAGCCTGTGTTCCACACCCAAGGAACACACAGACCTCTGACCCCTGCACAGAATTCAGTCTTGAAACAGGCAAATTCCAGAGGCCAGCCCAAAAATGACTCCAAACTCCAAATCTTTTCTAGATTCTTTGTTCCTACCAGTCACATAATGCAAAAATACTTATGTGTTCTTGAAAGAACCAGGACTCTGCCCCTACTTCATCCCTCTACCAAGAGGATGTAGCCTTTTCTAGCAGCTGAACCATCAGAAATAAGTGTTTTAGGGTTTTGTCACCTAGAATAGATTGAATTCAAGATTCCTGTCCTCCACTTGCTAAAAAACTTGCCCCTGGCTGGGAAAAAGTCACAGAGGGAATTCAGACTCAAAATGCCATTAACTCCCCAGTGTTAGGTAGAACTAAACCCAGATCTCTAAGTGTTCTGACTCTGAACTGAGGGTAAAGAATACTTCAAATACACTTGCTTAGATTTCATGCACATGTaccaaatgaaaagaaaaaggctTACTAAAAATATGCACCTTTATTCAAATAAGGTTATCTCTGAACTCCAAGTAGCAATTTACATCAGTCAGAAACAAACATGAAACTGTCAGCCGTttgaatttaaaataataaaaagaaaaaagttgacTTTTTTTGGTGTTACAGTCATCGATCATTGAGAAAGGTCAGATTTTCTTCCCACAGAAGTTACAAACCAGAGCAATTAATTTACAAACCGTAAACCAGGTCATTTACAAACCATATTGCGCATTTGACTTGTGAAAGGTTCAGGGGTGACCATGTGTTTAATAAACCCCCACCGGTGCAATCCCATTATTTTGTCATTGCCAAATATTTGCACTTATTACCCACGATTCAAATATAACCTGTTCTCCCTAATACTGTCCAACTGCATTCTGCGTCTTTTCCTCCTAGCTGTGAAACCTTTCTGGATAAGAATCAAACACATTGTCACTGCTGAAAGACACCTAGCAGGAGGCTACATTGACTGAAAAATATTCTCAGAATCCTAATTTGTTGCTATCACTTCAAGAACAGACAGGACCAAAGTTGAGCTGGGCAGCTGGGAGTTTTCTTTTGATCCAGTGAGTTATGGAAGCTCCAAGGGAGTCAGCCATGAGATGAATCATGAAGCAAAGTCCCCAGTTCTGTGGTGTCCCATATCAGACCTTCTGTTCCCTACCACAGAAGTTTTCTCATGGCGTGTGCAAGCCACGTCTGACCCAGCAGGCTCCTCCTGAAAACAGAAGGCTCCAGGCTTCCTTCTAGACATCGCCCCAAGCTGCCCTTCTTTCTAACCAAACAAACACAAGAAGGGGCTGCTCCAGCTTTAAATCAAAAGAATGGGTGGGTAAATTCACAGTAACAAAAATCCAGGCTCATTCCAATGGACACATCAGAACTGCCCCTCATTCTGCCAGATATATATCAAAATACTTTCTGCATAAGGGGTTTTGCAAAGCCTGCTGTGACAGGAGTTCTGTTTGGATGTTGCGTTGATGCAAGAAGGTCTGCAACTGAACGGAAACACCACTGTACAATTTCAGAACCATTTAAGAAAATATAGTAAGTTTCATTACAAGAGTCCGGGTTGTAATAGCTTAGACTCAAGGCACCTGGAAATATTTGCTGGTGTTGAAAGAACCGAAGAGATAAATTCCAGTGGGTTATTCTGCTTTATCTGAAAAGTTGTTTATTCATTGATTAGCCTGAGGCAGTAGTTTTTCTCATTAGTACAGCAAAATCTGCTCAAATTTAGAAATGAATCTATAAAGCTATACTGCTTGGAGTATCCTCCATACTGCAGATGTGTTAATTGGTGTGTAGCCAGTGTCATTTTCTTAGTATACACAGACATTCGCTTTTTGGACACTGTACTTGAAGTAACAAAATATATTGCATAGATTTATCATTTTTCCAAACTGACAGGCACGATACTGAAGTGTTCTTCATTACAGTGAATTTGGCAGCACGTGTTGCACTCCAAGGGAGCAGACTGCAGAAATGCAATAGGAGTAGTCACATCACAGATCATTTTTTGCAGATTCAGATAAACAGATTAACAGTTCTAAGTGAAATATCCTGATGCATTTGTGTATTTTATAGAATTTAGGAAATCACAGAAATACTTATTCTAATTCTACATACAACTCAAGGACAAAGTTACCACAGATATGTAAACAAGGCAAAATCAATTAATTTCACATTCCTAAGTTGGGCcctctgctttttttctttctttcctgaagcAAATGTTCACTTGATAAGCAGTATCAAAAACACATGTTCAGTCTTATGCTTTTGATATCCAAACAGGAATTGACACAAAACACTGGTTCTACAGATTAACAAACATGTCTGAAGCAAGTTGGTAAAGAAATGGGTTAACACTCAATAGCTGCAGTTTACAATACTCACCATGTCAAGATTTAAACCAAAGTATCTGTACTTGATACACGAAAGACACAAGACAGATTTAGAAAAGTAAAGACAAGTTCACACACTAAATACATCCTTGATACAATCAGACTGGAAGATGGATAAACCAATCACCTTTGTTGGGAAAGTTCCACAAATCTCCCAAAAAAATTACAGACAGACTTGAAACCATGAAAAAAGAAATCAGCCCCACAACGTACTTGAAGAAACTACTTTATCACATTTTTTTCTCACTGCCCAAAATCAAACTGCAAAACAGGGAGAGAAGCTTTTCTTTGCATGTTCTGTATAATTGGTTTTTTACATCAAGTATCAAGAGTATATCAAAAGGCCTGTCTTTGTGTCCACATATTAAAAAGGGTTTAAATAAGAATTAACTAAAATATTCCTATACTGATAAATCCAAGTGGTAAACAAATAAAATGTCTATAATAAATTTTTACctgctaaaaaaacccaaatcccacagAAGAATGGTTCTTTGAGGTCTGGGATTTTTTaccttctttttatttattttttttttaactgctatGTCAGGACACTTAGTAGCAAGTTTTCTGCACAAATCATCCATCTGCAATTCACACTCTGAACAAACACCAAGCCTGGGTGTTTCAACTCCTCCTCTGGAATCTTAACAAAAGCAGAGGAATGGGGAGTTTGCCTTTCAGTATTTGTGAAAAAGTCAGCTGAAAACACAGACAGGGTGCACAGTCTTACCCCATCCAGCATTTGCTCCCTGTTTTTAGCATCAACACTTTCAATGGGAACTCATTTTATTTAACAAAATTCAATAATTTATAATATTGAAGTATATCCAACACTAAAATTTCCCTCATTTACAGAAGCGTAGAATTTTCTGTGCATACAGACTGGTGTTATGTACACACAAACGGAAAGGGTCATCAAAAGAACTTTTTGGCTGCTGCTTCTTGTTGGCTCCtgaaagaaaaggcagaaaataatTCTTCAAGTCTTTTTAATTTGAAACTAGCTAACTGCTTTACATTTTCATTTATTTGAAGATTAGGAGATTCCAATCCTTATTAATAGAGACTTAGAGAAAATATAAGTCATATCACAaaaacagaatattttttttccattcacaAAGACACAGGTAGCATCACTGTACTTCCAATTTTGCATCagacacaaaaggaaaaaaaacaaacaaccccacGTGAACAAACAAACTGACTTTTAAAATACTGAGAAGCTTCAGAAAATGTTCAAGAGTATCTGATTTGCCTAAATATCAGGGAAAGAATTGACTTTAAGTGGGATTTCCTTTTACCCTCTGGCACAGATCATTAGTTTTCTTAGTGGATACAGACACTGTGGATCAACCACGTCCAGGTGCTGGAATTACAAAGAACTGCAGGGGACCAGCTCCTTGTTTGTCTTGGAAATCATCATTCCAGCTCATGGCAAAACCACTACCAAGCATGGAGGTTGTCCTTTTCATCAATGCGAATAGAATTCAACATTATGACATCACAAGGAgggggaagagaagagaaagaccgtcccagtgaaaagaaaaaagaaaagaaaaaagcaaagcaaagcaaagaaaaGGACACAACAGTCAGGTTGAACCAGGTCAGGTTCCCACTTGATACATGGTGGGTGAATCGGGATAGAATAAACCAAACTTCATTATGATAATTCAGCATTTCCAGTGGGTTCTGGAAATGGTAAATTTTGCATTCTCAGAGGTTTTGAAGGCCTGACCAGTTTAAATCCCAAGTGACCCTATCTGAATTCAGCGTGGACCCCATTTGGAGCAGAAGATTGAACTGGAGACCTCCCAAGGTCTCTTCCAATCGGAATGATTGCTTGCTTTAACAAGATTAACACAATTATACCATTCCAATGACATTATCAGTCAGCAGTTCTAAAACTATTTGCCCTGCTGTCTTTAAGCCACACGAGACTTACCTATACATTACATAACCAATGAATAACACAGTTTGCACTGCCACAAATATGAAGAAATGCATTGTAGATAAGCAGGATGGAAACGGTGGCAACTCTGGACACTTTTGTTTCTCACCAGATGGCTAAAAACCAAGAAAAGAGCAAACAAGACATCCCATCAGAAGACTCAAAAAACAAGGGCTTTGCAATGTGATGTAAAAATCAGAGATGATGGAGAGAAACTACAGTACTCTGAAAAAATAATCTTACTACTCATCTCACTCTCCCCTCCCACCTTTACACTTCTCAGACAAATTGCCTGATGTTAAATTGAGGCTTACATGGGAAAGAATCCATAAATACGGTAAATTAATCAAGGACCTTCTACAGATCATAAGCTAATTCAGCTTAACTGCTACCTAGGCTAGACTAAGGTACTGCTGAATGTGAAcacagtcttttttttttgcattaagaAGCCTTAAGCAGAGCCTGCCTGAGTTTTCCCTGATTAAAGCTCTCCCTTGTGTGCAGAAGCACCACAGAATCTCCTCTGTACAGAGCTGTTAAGTAGGGgggggaaacacaaaaaaaaagcaccTAGAAAACCTAATTGCTTGACCTTGTTTCCACAGGAAATTAGACTAAAAATCATGCTCTTTGTGCAAAACTTCTCATCAAGACCCAGATCATGCAGTTAGGTCAAGGCAGCATAGTTTTAGTGAAGCAGCTTAATGAAGGATTAATTGCTCCCTAAATTGCATGCTGGCTCTCCCTAGCTTTTCACTAAGAGCCAGAGAAAGCTGTGttacactcacactcacactcccAGCACAGAAATTACCGTGTTGCGCTGCACTAAGTGCTCTATGTCCCTCTTCACTACGTGAAGGTGTTCTTTGATGTCATTGAAGTGCTGGGTTGTTTCATAGACTCCTGCAGAGCCAGGGTGCTGGGCCCCACTGATGGACCTCAGAGCATCAGTCACAGAACTTCTGAAACAAGACAAACAACAAACCAGCTTTCGTCACACGCCAGCTTTTCTACAAACAGCACCTACTCTGGACAGCTTTTAGCTCATTTGAATTAGGCTGAAATACATAATTGCACCAAAAGGCAGCAAGTGCTACTAGCTTTCAAGAATACCTCTCAAGAAATAATCCTTTAGCCAAACTACGATTTTTAAAAATCGCTCATTGTGCAGACAGCTGCCAATTGCAGAGTGCCCCATCTCTCAGTCACGCTGAGAATAAGAACTAGCAAATATTCTGTTGCCAGACATCTGCTTTGCCTGCCTGACTGCTGAGGGCTACAGAACAAGAGttctgcctcaggcgctggccagGGCTCTAGGATCAGCAGAGTTTAATGCAATCTTTGCAGAAACCCAAAAGCTGtttgaaaaacaaataaataaataaataaaatcagtcATGTAAGAAATAAAAACAAGGAAGAGGCTTTAGGG from Melospiza melodia melodia isolate bMelMel2 chromosome W, bMelMel2.pri, whole genome shotgun sequence carries:
- the CPLX4 gene encoding complexin-4, with the translated sequence MAFLMKSMLSNQVKNLGLGGGGDESKEESTPSDPAAAAGMTREEYEEYQKQMVEEKMERDAAFAQKKAERAVLRVHLREKYRLPKSELDENQIQMAGDDVGLPEDLQKMVAEDQEEEEDKDSILGQLQNIQNMDMDAIKEKAQATFTEMKQAAEQKCSMM